A part of Streptomyces sp. NBC_01451 genomic DNA contains:
- a CDS encoding MFS transporter, producing the protein MSREQRGPNEKLGAVLALAGISNAGLARRVNDLGAQRGLTLRYDKTSVARWVSKGMVPQGAAPHLIAAAIGQKLGRPVPLHEIGLADADPAPEVGLAFPRDVGQAVRSATDLYRLDLAGRRAGSGGIWQSLAGSFAVSAYATPASRWLITPADSSVARDANPSEGSGAPLKVGHSDVLKLREAAEDARRWDSKYGGGDWRSSMVPECLRVEAAPLLLGSYSDEVGRALFGASAELTRLAGWMAFDTGQQEAAQRYYIQALRLARAAADVPLGGYVLASMSLQATYRGFGDEGVDLAQAALERNRGLATARTMSFFRLVEARAHARASDAHAAGAALRSSEGWLERARDGDNDPSWLGFYGYDRFAADAAECYRDLKAPRQVRRFTEQALSKPTEEFVRSHGLRLVVSAVAELESGNLDAACEQGVRAVEVAGRISSARTTEYVKDLLHRLEPYGDEPRVVELRERARPLLMTPA; encoded by the coding sequence ATGTCCAGGGAGCAACGCGGGCCGAACGAAAAACTCGGCGCCGTTCTCGCCCTCGCGGGAATCAGCAACGCAGGACTCGCGCGTCGCGTCAACGACCTTGGCGCTCAACGCGGGTTGACTCTTCGCTACGACAAGACGTCGGTGGCGCGCTGGGTGTCGAAGGGCATGGTGCCGCAGGGCGCCGCGCCGCACCTCATCGCGGCCGCCATCGGCCAGAAGCTCGGCCGTCCGGTGCCGCTCCACGAGATCGGCCTGGCCGACGCGGATCCCGCGCCCGAAGTGGGACTCGCCTTCCCCAGGGACGTCGGACAGGCCGTCCGCTCGGCCACCGACCTCTACCGCCTCGACCTCGCGGGCCGCCGCGCCGGCTCCGGCGGCATCTGGCAGTCGCTCGCCGGATCGTTCGCAGTGAGCGCATACGCAACGCCTGCATCACGGTGGCTGATAACCCCGGCCGACAGCTCGGTGGCACGCGACGCGAACCCCTCCGAGGGTTCCGGGGCACCGCTGAAAGTCGGCCACAGCGATGTGCTGAAACTGCGGGAGGCCGCGGAGGACGCCAGACGCTGGGACTCGAAGTACGGGGGCGGCGACTGGCGTTCGTCGATGGTGCCCGAGTGCTTAAGGGTCGAGGCGGCTCCCCTGCTGCTGGGGTCGTACTCGGACGAGGTCGGACGCGCGCTCTTCGGGGCGTCCGCCGAACTCACCCGCCTCGCCGGGTGGATGGCCTTCGACACGGGCCAGCAGGAGGCCGCGCAGCGGTACTACATCCAGGCGCTGCGGCTCGCGCGGGCAGCGGCGGACGTGCCGCTGGGAGGGTACGTACTGGCCTCGATGTCGTTGCAGGCCACCTACCGGGGCTTCGGCGACGAGGGCGTCGACCTCGCCCAGGCCGCCCTGGAACGCAACCGGGGCCTCGCGACGGCCCGCACGATGAGTTTCTTCCGGCTGGTCGAGGCACGGGCCCACGCGCGTGCGAGCGACGCCCACGCGGCTGGCGCTGCCCTGCGCTCCTCGGAGGGCTGGCTGGAGCGGGCCCGCGACGGCGACAACGACCCGTCCTGGCTGGGGTTCTACGGCTACGACCGTTTCGCCGCCGACGCCGCCGAGTGCTACCGCGACCTGAAGGCACCGCGCCAGGTCCGCCGTTTCACGGAGCAGGCGCTGTCGAAGCCGACGGAGGAGTTCGTGCGCTCGCACGGCCTGCGGCTGGTCGTCTCGGCGGTCGCCGAGCTGGAGTCGGGCAACCTCGACGCGGCATGCGAACAGGGCGTACGGGCGGTGGAGGTCGCGGGGCGCATCTCCTCGGCGCGCACCACCGAGTACGTGAAGGATCTTCTGCACCGACTGGAGCCGTACGGCGACGAACCGCGAGTGGTGGAGTTGCGGGAACGGGCCCGGCCGCTGCTGATGACTCCGGCGTAG
- the lhgO gene encoding L-2-hydroxyglutarate oxidase produces MTRGIAYDCDVLVIGGGIVGLSTAYAITRAAPGTRVTVLEKEPGPARHQTGRNSGVIHSGIYYRPGSLKAEYAVRGAAEMVKFCAEYGIAHAVTGKLIVATEREELPRLHALVQRGRENGIPVRELGPSQIGEYEPEVRGLAGIHVGTTGVCDYVAVARQLAESSGAEIRYGAEVVQVDRRPELGVAVRTTGPGGDEVVRGRVLVNCAGLYCDEVARLTGDDPGMRIVPFRGEYFTLSRPELVRGLVYPVPDPAFPFLGVHLTRGIDGSVHIGPNAVPALAREGYGWGTVRVRELGATMAWPGSWRIAARHWRYGGGELRRSVSKKAFTRAVRRLLPVVSEGDLVPAAAGVRAQAVLRDGTLVDDFLIREGARAVHVLNAPSPAATASLPIGREVARRALRVLD; encoded by the coding sequence CTGACGCGTGGGATCGCTTACGACTGTGACGTGCTGGTGATCGGTGGGGGGATCGTCGGTCTGTCGACGGCGTATGCCATCACGCGCGCCGCTCCGGGCACCCGGGTGACGGTGCTGGAGAAGGAGCCGGGCCCCGCCCGGCACCAGACGGGCCGCAACAGCGGCGTCATCCACAGCGGGATCTACTACCGGCCGGGCTCGCTCAAGGCCGAGTACGCGGTGCGGGGCGCCGCCGAGATGGTCAAGTTCTGCGCGGAGTACGGCATCGCGCACGCCGTCACCGGCAAGCTGATCGTCGCCACGGAGCGGGAGGAGCTGCCCCGGCTGCACGCGCTCGTCCAGCGCGGCCGGGAGAACGGCATTCCGGTGCGGGAACTGGGCCCCTCCCAGATCGGCGAGTACGAACCGGAGGTGCGCGGCCTCGCCGGCATACACGTGGGGACGACCGGCGTCTGCGACTACGTGGCGGTCGCCCGGCAGCTGGCCGAGTCCTCCGGGGCGGAGATCCGCTACGGCGCCGAGGTCGTCCAGGTCGACCGGCGCCCGGAGCTCGGGGTGGCCGTCCGGACGACGGGTCCTGGGGGCGACGAGGTCGTGCGGGGCCGGGTGCTGGTCAACTGCGCCGGACTGTACTGCGACGAGGTGGCCCGGCTGACCGGCGACGATCCCGGGATGCGGATCGTGCCGTTCCGGGGCGAGTACTTCACCCTGTCGCGGCCCGAGCTGGTGCGGGGGCTGGTGTATCCGGTGCCCGATCCGGCGTTCCCGTTCCTCGGGGTGCATCTCACCCGGGGGATCGACGGGAGCGTCCACATCGGACCCAATGCCGTGCCGGCGCTGGCCCGGGAGGGATACGGGTGGGGGACCGTGCGGGTGCGGGAGCTGGGGGCGACGATGGCGTGGCCGGGGTCGTGGCGGATAGCGGCGCGGCACTGGCGGTACGGGGGTGGGGAGCTGCGCCGGTCGGTGTCCAAGAAGGCGTTCACGCGGGCGGTGCGCAGACTGCTGCCGGTGGTGTCGGAGGGGGACCTGGTGCCTGCCGCGGCGGGGGTGCGGGCGCAGGCGGTGCTGCGGGACGGGACGCTGGTCGACGACTTCCTCATCCGCGAGGGCGCGAGAGCGGTGCACGTCCTGAACGCGCCGTCGCCGGCGGCGACCGCCTCGCTGCCGATCGGGCGGGAGGTGGCCCGGCGGGCGCTGCGCGTGCTGGACTAA
- the trmB gene encoding tRNA (guanosine(46)-N7)-methyltransferase TrmB, with protein sequence MRPKGAPRFPGGPQADPAGSHFERRIRSFQPRRSRVTAGQEDALRRLWPKWGLDIDGRALHLGELFGDDLPVVLEIGFGMGEATARMAADDPRTNILAVDVHTPGQGNLLNLADQHGLTNIRVANGDAIILLREMLAPGSLDGLRVYFPDPWPKKRHHKRRLIQPEFLDLVAGRLRPGGVVHCATDWEPYAEQMLDVLSAHPEFENTRPGGGFAPRPGFRPLTRFEGQGLEKGHVVNDLLFRRVQHS encoded by the coding sequence ATGCGGCCCAAGGGTGCGCCCCGGTTTCCCGGGGGGCCGCAGGCCGATCCCGCCGGGTCGCACTTCGAGCGGCGGATCAGAAGCTTTCAGCCCCGGCGCAGCCGGGTCACCGCCGGGCAGGAAGACGCGCTGCGGCGGCTGTGGCCCAAGTGGGGCCTCGACATCGACGGCCGCGCTCTCCACCTCGGCGAGCTGTTCGGGGACGACCTGCCCGTCGTGCTGGAGATCGGGTTCGGGATGGGCGAGGCGACCGCGAGGATGGCTGCCGACGATCCCCGTACCAACATCCTCGCCGTCGACGTGCACACCCCGGGCCAGGGCAACCTGCTCAACCTCGCCGACCAGCACGGACTGACCAACATCCGCGTCGCCAACGGTGACGCCATCATCCTGCTCCGCGAGATGCTCGCCCCCGGCTCCCTCGACGGCCTGCGCGTCTACTTCCCCGACCCCTGGCCCAAGAAGCGGCACCACAAGCGGCGGCTGATCCAGCCCGAGTTCCTCGACCTGGTCGCCGGCCGGCTGCGCCCCGGCGGAGTCGTGCACTGCGCGACCGACTGGGAGCCGTACGCCGAGCAGATGCTCGATGTGCTGAGCGCGCACCCGGAGTTCGAGAACACCCGGCCCGGGGGCGGTTTCGCGCCCCGTCCCGGGTTCCGGCCGCTGACTCGTTTCGAGGGCCAGGGACTGGAGAAGGGTCATGTCGTGAACGACCTGCTGTTCCGCCGCGTACAGCACTCGTAG
- a CDS encoding PrsW family intramembrane metalloprotease, which yields MATFPPYPTHPSGPADGPVGGALRHAHWWQRSWVRYGALTSLLALSGLVILALVREQTGTEGFLVGLGLAVFPVPLLVAAFRWLDRVEPGPWRNLLFAFAWGACAAALIAIVANSFATRWIATATADPSGADTLGATVIAPIVEESAKAAAVLLIYLFRRRDFTGIVDGVVIAGVTATGFAFTENILYLGTAFGTDQLSGDSGIASVTAATFFVRIVMSPFAHPLFTVLTGIGFGISALSGERQHVRRVLLPLSGLLLAMSMHAFWNGSSTFGDYGFFAVYAAFMVPAFGLLTWLVIWTRQRELRTVRAELPAYAMAGWLSPAEPYALGSMRARRLAREHARRHLGRPAAREVAQYEAYATSLAFLRHRGRLGRAGADFVVRERELLGELWQRRAVARPALDHAARAIAPAPAPVPPVTWPPYGTQGYGPTTPYPAYSPVHGHSHGNGHSPIPGPGHGHGHNRPVHDPYPAYNPYRS from the coding sequence GTGGCCACCTTTCCCCCTTACCCGACGCACCCCAGTGGTCCCGCCGACGGTCCCGTCGGCGGGGCGCTGCGGCACGCTCACTGGTGGCAGCGGTCATGGGTGCGTTACGGCGCCCTCACCAGCCTGCTCGCGCTCTCCGGGCTCGTCATCCTCGCCCTGGTCCGCGAACAGACCGGCACCGAGGGGTTCCTGGTCGGGCTCGGACTCGCCGTGTTTCCCGTGCCGTTGCTCGTCGCCGCGTTCCGCTGGCTGGACCGGGTCGAGCCGGGGCCCTGGCGGAACCTGCTCTTCGCCTTCGCCTGGGGCGCCTGCGCGGCGGCCCTGATAGCGATCGTCGCCAACAGCTTCGCGACCAGATGGATAGCGACGGCCACCGCCGACCCGTCCGGCGCGGACACCCTCGGCGCGACCGTCATAGCGCCGATCGTCGAGGAGTCCGCCAAGGCCGCCGCCGTACTGCTCATCTACCTGTTCCGGCGGCGTGACTTCACCGGGATCGTCGACGGGGTCGTCATCGCCGGGGTCACGGCCACCGGCTTCGCCTTCACCGAGAACATCCTCTATCTCGGCACCGCCTTCGGCACCGACCAGCTCAGCGGGGACAGCGGTATCGCCTCGGTCACCGCGGCGACCTTCTTCGTGCGGATCGTCATGTCGCCGTTCGCGCACCCCCTGTTCACGGTCCTCACCGGCATCGGGTTCGGCATCTCAGCGCTGTCGGGCGAGCGCCAGCACGTCCGCCGGGTGCTGCTGCCGCTGTCCGGGCTGTTGCTCGCGATGAGCATGCACGCCTTCTGGAACGGCTCGTCGACCTTCGGGGACTACGGCTTCTTCGCGGTGTACGCCGCGTTCATGGTGCCCGCGTTCGGCCTGCTGACCTGGCTGGTCATCTGGACCCGGCAGCGCGAGCTGCGTACCGTGCGCGCCGAGTTGCCGGCGTACGCGATGGCCGGCTGGCTGTCCCCGGCCGAGCCCTACGCCCTCGGCTCGATGCGCGCCCGCCGCCTGGCCCGCGAGCACGCCCGCCGCCACCTGGGCAGGCCGGCGGCGCGTGAGGTGGCGCAGTACGAGGCGTACGCCACCTCACTCGCGTTCCTGCGCCACCGGGGGCGCCTGGGCCGCGCGGGCGCCGACTTCGTCGTCCGGGAGCGGGAGCTGCTGGGCGAGCTGTGGCAGCGCAGGGCGGTGGCCCGCCCGGCCCTGGACCACGCGGCACGCGCCATCGCACCGGCCCCGGCCCCGGTACCACCGGTCACCTGGCCGCCGTACGGCACGCAGGGGTACGGACCGACGACGCCGTACCCCGCCTACAGCCCTGTCCACGGCCACAGCCACGGAAACGGCCACAGCCCAATCCCCGGCCCGGGGCACGGCCACGGCCACAACCGCCCCGTCCACGACCCGTACCCGGCCTACAACCCGTACCGTTCCTAG
- a CDS encoding aldo/keto reductase, whose amino-acid sequence MTALRKLGSSDLEVFPLALGGNVFGWTADETRSFEVLDAYAAAGGNFLDTADSYSSWAAGNKGGESETIIGNWLRARGNREDIVVATKVSQHPDHPGLSGTNIKAAADASLSRLGTDHIDLYFTHFDQPEVPVEEIIGALDELVTAGKVRYIAASNISPERLQDSLDFSDREGLAKYVAIQPHYNLVSRDTYEGPRRDIASRTGLAAVPYYALASGFLTGKYRAGTAVDSPRAQGAARHLESERGQKVLAALDAVATARGAEVATVALAWLAGRPTVAAPIASARTVDQLPPLLAVAELELTEEETATLTAASA is encoded by the coding sequence ATGACTGCACTCCGCAAGCTCGGATCATCGGACCTAGAGGTCTTCCCGCTCGCCCTCGGCGGCAACGTCTTCGGCTGGACCGCCGACGAGACGAGATCCTTCGAGGTGCTCGACGCGTACGCCGCGGCCGGCGGCAACTTCCTCGACACCGCCGACTCCTACTCGTCGTGGGCCGCCGGCAACAAGGGCGGCGAGTCCGAGACCATCATCGGCAACTGGCTCAGGGCGCGCGGCAACCGCGAGGACATCGTCGTCGCCACGAAGGTCAGCCAGCACCCCGACCACCCCGGTCTGTCGGGCACCAACATCAAGGCCGCCGCCGACGCCTCCCTGAGCCGCCTCGGCACCGACCACATCGACCTCTACTTCACGCACTTCGACCAGCCCGAGGTGCCCGTCGAGGAGATCATCGGCGCCCTCGACGAACTGGTGACCGCGGGCAAGGTGCGGTACATCGCCGCCTCCAACATCTCGCCCGAGCGGCTCCAGGACTCCCTCGACTTCTCCGACCGCGAGGGCCTCGCCAAGTACGTGGCCATCCAGCCCCACTACAACCTGGTCTCCCGCGACACCTACGAGGGCCCGCGCCGCGACATCGCCTCCCGTACGGGCCTCGCCGCCGTCCCGTACTACGCGCTGGCCTCCGGCTTCCTCACGGGCAAGTACCGCGCCGGTACGGCGGTCGACAGCCCGCGTGCGCAGGGCGCCGCCCGGCACCTGGAGTCGGAGCGGGGCCAGAAGGTCCTGGCCGCGCTGGACGCCGTCGCGACGGCACGGGGAGCGGAGGTCGCCACGGTCGCCCTGGCCTGGCTCGCCGGCCGGCCGACGGTCGCCGCCCCGATCGCGTCCGCCCGCACGGTGGACCAGCTCCCGCCGTTGCTCGCGGTCGCGGAACTGGAACTGACGGAGGAGGAGACCGCGACCCTCACCGCTGCCTCGGCCTGA
- a CDS encoding M23 family metallopeptidase, whose amino-acid sequence MASNPAAPEAPFMPSQRSSETEAGKIPTFGFGSRRTDEGPWEEWNPSADTTRPVRGRHRVGKQRGGGGLARSSTVLGVGVIAAVGGAGMATAQTGKPPVSISIPDLPSVGSPFTHDDSDDEPKGSATALSSVGVTSEETEQGTSDAGEALRARIILQAEQQKDQAEAKVQQAAQDAAAKKAAAEAAKVKREAAAKAAAAKKKLADEAKAKLEAARLAELAKQYTLPTSSYTITSTFGQAGSLWSSGYHTGLDFAAPTGTPIKAVHSGTITEAGWSGSYGYRTILTLDDGTELWFAHQSSINVSVGQKVATGDVIGRVGATGNVTGAHLHLEVHTSSSDSAGIDPMAWLRSMGLNP is encoded by the coding sequence GTGGCGTCAAACCCGGCTGCCCCAGAGGCCCCGTTCATGCCGAGTCAGCGCAGCAGCGAGACCGAGGCCGGCAAGATCCCGACCTTCGGCTTCGGCAGCCGTCGCACCGACGAGGGCCCCTGGGAGGAGTGGAATCCCAGCGCGGACACCACTCGTCCGGTTCGCGGTCGGCACCGCGTCGGCAAGCAGCGCGGCGGCGGCGGACTCGCCCGCAGCTCCACCGTTCTCGGCGTCGGCGTCATAGCCGCTGTCGGCGGGGCAGGCATGGCCACCGCGCAGACGGGCAAGCCGCCGGTCTCCATCTCCATCCCCGACCTGCCCTCCGTCGGCTCGCCCTTCACGCACGACGACTCGGACGACGAGCCCAAGGGCTCCGCCACCGCGCTCAGCAGCGTCGGCGTCACCTCCGAGGAGACCGAGCAGGGCACCAGCGACGCGGGCGAGGCCCTGCGCGCCCGCATCATCCTCCAGGCCGAGCAGCAGAAGGACCAGGCCGAGGCCAAGGTCCAGCAGGCCGCCCAGGACGCCGCCGCGAAGAAGGCAGCCGCCGAGGCCGCCAAGGTGAAGCGCGAGGCCGCCGCGAAGGCCGCCGCCGCGAAGAAGAAGCTTGCCGACGAGGCCAAGGCGAAGCTGGAGGCCGCGCGTCTGGCCGAGCTGGCCAAGCAGTACACGCTGCCGACCTCCTCGTACACGATCACCTCGACGTTCGGCCAGGCCGGCTCGCTGTGGTCCTCCGGCTACCACACCGGCCTCGACTTCGCCGCGCCCACCGGCACGCCGATCAAGGCCGTCCACAGCGGCACGATCACCGAGGCGGGCTGGAGCGGCTCGTACGGCTACCGCACGATCCTCACCCTCGACGACGGCACCGAGCTGTGGTTCGCCCACCAGTCGTCGATCAACGTCAGCGTCGGCCAGAAGGTCGCCACGGGTGACGTCATCGGCCGCGTCGGCGCCACCGGCAACGTCACCGGCGCCCACCTCCACCTCGAGGTGCACACCAGCAGCTCGGACAGCGCCGGCATCGACCCGATGGCGTGGCTGCGGAGCATGGGCCTGAACCCGTAG
- a CDS encoding PP2C family protein-serine/threonine phosphatase, whose protein sequence is MDPAAGEPEEEAASPVRTLVRVLPALLILAGIVYDYATPRHFTAIPFFTAAPLIAAPLSSLRTTVVTGAVAFLAQYVVHLRFGFSADADSITETVTVATVAVLAVVINRVVRRGDRRLASAREIAEAVQRAVLPEPEARIGGFEIAARYEAAHEGAFIGGDLYAVQDTAYGVRVVLGDVRGKGMGAVAAVSVVIGAFREAAEQEATLEAVAQRLERALARDGARRDGPEAAEGFTTALLAELPHGDGIVRILNRGHPPPLLLAADGTLRALDPSAPALPLGMGDLGNWPDRVEETPLPGGATLLLHTDGLSEARDEHGTFFDPAARLTGRVFRAPATLLATLADEVRRHSGGRTTDDMALLAVRRF, encoded by the coding sequence CTGGACCCGGCAGCGGGCGAGCCGGAAGAAGAGGCCGCCTCCCCGGTGCGAACCCTCGTCCGCGTCCTGCCCGCGCTCCTGATCCTCGCCGGGATCGTCTACGACTACGCCACCCCGCGCCATTTCACCGCCATCCCCTTCTTCACGGCCGCCCCGCTCATCGCCGCCCCGCTCTCCTCACTGCGCACAACGGTGGTCACCGGCGCCGTCGCCTTCCTCGCCCAGTACGTCGTCCACCTCCGCTTCGGGTTCAGCGCGGACGCCGACTCGATCACCGAGACGGTCACCGTGGCCACGGTCGCCGTCCTGGCCGTCGTCATCAACCGGGTGGTGCGCCGGGGCGACCGGCGCCTCGCCTCGGCCCGCGAGATCGCCGAGGCCGTGCAGCGCGCCGTACTGCCCGAACCCGAGGCGCGCATCGGCGGGTTCGAGATCGCCGCCCGCTACGAGGCCGCCCACGAGGGTGCCTTCATCGGCGGCGACCTGTATGCCGTGCAGGACACCGCGTACGGCGTACGGGTCGTCCTCGGGGACGTGCGGGGCAAGGGGATGGGGGCGGTGGCGGCCGTCTCCGTCGTCATCGGGGCGTTCCGGGAGGCCGCCGAACAGGAGGCGACCCTGGAGGCGGTCGCCCAGCGGCTGGAACGGGCCCTCGCCCGGGACGGCGCCAGGCGCGACGGGCCGGAGGCCGCCGAGGGTTTCACCACCGCCCTCCTCGCCGAACTCCCGCACGGCGACGGGATCGTACGCATCCTCAACCGCGGCCACCCCCCGCCCCTGCTCCTCGCCGCCGACGGCACCCTGCGCGCCCTGGACCCGTCCGCACCCGCGCTGCCGCTCGGCATGGGCGACCTGGGCAACTGGCCCGACCGCGTGGAGGAGACCCCCCTGCCGGGCGGCGCGACGCTGCTCCTGCACACCGACGGGCTGTCCGAGGCCCGCGACGAGCACGGCACCTTCTTCGACCCGGCCGCCCGGCTCACGGGCCGCGTCTTCCGCGCCCCGGCCACCCTGCTCGCCACCCTCGCGGACGAGGTGCGCCGGCACTCGGGCGGCAGGACCACGGACGACATGGCGCTGCTCGCCGTACGACGGTTCTGA
- a CDS encoding dihydrofolate reductase family protein: MSLPHVLLSAAVSLDGYLDDTGPERLLLSGPADFDRVDEVRASSDAILIGAGTIRADNPRLLVNSPERRAARLAAGKSEYPLKVTVSGSGGLDPAANFWHTGGEKLVYTTDKGAEQARRADLGAGVDIVSLGPGALDWRALLEHLHDVRGVRRLMVEGGGTVHTQLLQQGLADELQLVLAPLFVGAPDAPRLFGPGAYQGGRLRLTETRRIEDVVLMTYEPTAPGTGPLASAADRHWLALACELAERCPPSGTAFSVGAVVVAADGTELARGHSREGGDPVVHAEEAALAKLGPADPRLPTATVYSSLEPCARRASRPAPCARLILDAGVRRVVTAWREPDTFVVAADGNGLLAQEGVEVVVVPEYEERAKAPNAHLPG, encoded by the coding sequence ATGTCCCTCCCCCACGTCCTGTTGTCCGCCGCCGTCTCCCTCGACGGCTACCTGGACGACACCGGCCCCGAGCGGCTGCTGCTCTCCGGCCCCGCCGACTTCGACCGGGTCGACGAGGTGCGGGCGTCCAGTGACGCGATCCTCATCGGCGCCGGCACCATCCGCGCCGACAATCCGCGGCTGCTGGTCAACTCGCCCGAGCGGCGGGCCGCGCGGCTGGCGGCCGGAAAGTCCGAGTACCCGCTCAAGGTGACCGTGAGCGGATCGGGCGGGCTGGACCCGGCCGCCAACTTCTGGCACACGGGCGGCGAGAAGCTCGTGTACACGACGGACAAGGGCGCCGAGCAGGCCCGGCGGGCGGACCTCGGGGCCGGCGTGGACATCGTCTCCCTGGGCCCGGGTGCTCTCGACTGGCGGGCCCTGCTCGAACACCTGCACGACGTGCGGGGGGTGCGGCGCCTCATGGTCGAGGGCGGCGGCACCGTCCACACGCAGCTCCTCCAGCAGGGCCTCGCCGACGAACTCCAGCTCGTCCTCGCGCCCCTCTTCGTCGGCGCCCCCGACGCCCCCCGACTCTTCGGCCCCGGCGCCTACCAGGGCGGCCGGCTCCGGCTCACGGAGACACGGCGCATCGAGGACGTCGTCCTCATGACCTACGAGCCCACCGCCCCCGGCACCGGCCCGCTCGCCTCCGCCGCCGACCGGCACTGGCTGGCGCTGGCGTGCGAACTGGCGGAGCGGTGTCCGCCGTCGGGCACGGCGTTCAGCGTGGGTGCGGTGGTCGTGGCCGCCGACGGTACGGAACTGGCGCGCGGGCACTCGCGGGAGGGCGGCGACCCGGTCGTGCACGCCGAGGAGGCGGCGCTCGCCAAGCTCGGCCCGGCCGACCCCCGGCTCCCGACGGCCACCGTCTACAGCAGCCTCGAACCCTGCGCCCGGCGCGCGTCCCGCCCCGCACCCTGCGCCCGGCTGATCCTCGACGCGGGCGTACGCCGGGTGGTGACCGCCTGGCGCGAGCCGGACACCTTCGTGGTGGCGGCGGACGGGAACGGGCTGCTCGCGCAGGAGGGCGTCGAGGTCGTCGTCGTCCCCGAGTACGAGGAGCGCGCGAAGGCGCCCAACGCCCACCTCCCGGGCTGA
- a CDS encoding MarR family winged helix-turn-helix transcriptional regulator: MTTRWLTPEEQRAWRAYVAASLLLEDALDRQLQQDAGMPHLYYTILAYLSETPERRLRMTDLAEKLKITRSRLTYAVARLEKDGHVRREACRWDKRSTFAALTEEGMAVLERSAPGHVATVRASLFDHLTPEQVGQLEEICTSVERALQGDGAESAPEGLPWLRRSTNPLL; encoded by the coding sequence ATGACGACCCGCTGGCTCACCCCCGAGGAGCAGCGCGCGTGGCGCGCGTACGTCGCGGCCTCACTGCTCCTGGAGGACGCGCTCGACCGGCAGCTCCAGCAGGACGCCGGGATGCCGCACCTCTATTACACGATCCTGGCCTATCTCTCCGAGACGCCCGAGCGGCGGCTGCGGATGACCGATCTCGCCGAGAAGCTGAAGATCACGCGCAGCCGGCTGACGTACGCGGTGGCACGACTGGAGAAGGACGGTCACGTACGGCGCGAGGCCTGCCGCTGGGACAAGCGGAGCACCTTCGCCGCGCTCACCGAGGAGGGCATGGCGGTGCTGGAGCGCAGCGCCCCCGGCCATGTCGCCACGGTCCGCGCGTCCCTCTTCGACCATCTGACCCCGGAGCAGGTGGGCCAGCTGGAGGAGATCTGCACGAGCGTCGAGCGGGCGCTCCAGGGGGACGGGGCCGAGTCGGCGCCGGAGGGCCTGCCGTGGCTGCGCAGGTCCACGAATCCGTTGCTTTAA
- a CDS encoding GTP cyclohydrolase II has product MPDFPDFPAATQRSRVRVPLRFHDGYSVDTELVTFHGLVDGQEHVAMVLGEPAPGTTPLVRLHSECLTGDAFGSARCDCGPQLREAVERIAERGGVLLYLRQEGRGIGLYNKLDAYALQDEGLDTYAANAALGLPEDARDYTAAAQMLQALGITSVDLLSNNPDKANQLRALGTDVHERVPTGVFSTPANVRYLRAKVLQTQHTLPLGELGGVGGHSGLTELSVG; this is encoded by the coding sequence ATGCCCGACTTCCCCGACTTCCCCGCCGCCACCCAGCGCTCCCGTGTCCGGGTGCCGCTGCGCTTCCACGACGGCTACAGCGTCGACACCGAACTGGTCACCTTCCACGGCCTGGTCGACGGTCAGGAGCACGTGGCGATGGTCCTCGGCGAACCGGCGCCCGGCACCACCCCGCTGGTCCGGCTGCACTCCGAGTGCCTCACGGGCGACGCCTTCGGCTCGGCCCGCTGCGACTGCGGCCCCCAGCTGCGCGAGGCCGTCGAACGCATCGCCGAGCGCGGCGGCGTCCTGCTCTACCTCCGCCAGGAGGGCCGGGGCATCGGCCTCTACAACAAGCTCGACGCGTACGCCCTCCAGGACGAGGGCCTCGACACCTACGCCGCGAACGCCGCGCTGGGCCTCCCGGAGGACGCCCGTGACTACACGGCCGCGGCCCAGATGCTCCAGGCCCTGGGCATCACCTCGGTGGACCTCCTCTCCAACAACCCGGACAAGGCGAACCAGCTCCGGGCCCTGGGCACGGACGTCCACGAGCGCGTCCCCACTGGCGTGTTCAGCACCCCGGCCAACGTCCGCTACCTCCGCGCCAAGGTCCTCCAGACCCAGCACACGCTGCCGCTGGGCGAGTTGGGCGGCGTCGGCGGCCACAGCGGGCTCACGGAACTGAGCGTCGGCTGA